A single region of the Marmota flaviventris isolate mMarFla1 chromosome 10, mMarFla1.hap1, whole genome shotgun sequence genome encodes:
- the Ptch2 gene encoding protein patched homolog 2 isoform X2 — translation MAQPLPPRELPPGYTPPSRPATPQILAGSLKAPLWLRAYFQGLLFSLGCGIQKHCGKVLFLGLLAFGALALGLRVAVIETDLEQLWVEVGSRVSQELHYTKEKLGEEASYTSQMLIQTPRQDGENILTPEALGLHLQAALTASKVQVSLYGKSWDLNKICYKSGVPLIENGMIERMIEKLFPCVILTPLDCFWEGAKLQGGSAYLPGRPDIQWTNLDPEQLLEELGPFASLEGFRQLLDKAQVGQAYVGRPCLDPKDLHCPPSAPNHHNRQAPNVAQELSGGCHGFSHKFMHWQEELLLGGMVRDAQGQLLRAEALQSTFLLMSPRQLFEHFRGDYQTHDIGWSEEQASTVLQTWQRRFVQLAQEALPENASQQIHAFSPTTLDDILHAFSEVSTARVVGGYLLMLAYACVTMLRWDCAQSQGAVGLAGVLLVALAVASGLGLCSLLGITFNAATTQVLPFLALGIGVDDVFLLAHAFTEAPSGTPLQERMGECLQRTGTSVALTSINNMVAFFMAALVPIPALRAFSLQAAIVVGCNFAAVMLVFPAILSLDLHRRHCQRLDVFCCFSSPCSARVIQILPQELGDRTVPVGIAHLTTTVQAFTNCEASSQHVVTILPPQAQLVPPPSDPLSSELFSPVGSTRDLLGQEEGIGPKAARKSLPCARWNLAHFARYQFAPLLLQSHAKAIVLMFFGALLGLSLYGATLVQDGLALTDVVPRGTKEHAFLSAQLRYFSLYEVALVTQGGFDYAHSQRALFDLHQRFSSLKAVLPPPATQAPRTWLHYYRNWLQGIQAAFDQDWASGRITYHSYRNGSEDGALAYKLLIQTGNAQEPLDFSQLTTRRLVDKDGLIPPELFYMGLTVWVSSDPLGLAASQANFYPPPPEWLHDKYDTTGENLRIPGPAALLPAGCLYPAGVHFPGLCPAATQPLDSWPHSAGPDDDDCGTLWYHGFPGHQAECHPRGDPRGLYRNWCRVHSPRGSGFPDRPG, via the exons ATGGCTCAGCCACTGCCTCCCCGAGAACTGCCACCTGGCTACACACCCCCGTCTCGACCCGCAACACCTCAG ATCCTAGCTGGGAGCCTGAAGGCTCCACTCTGGCTTCGTGCTTACTTCCAGGGCCTGCTCTTCTCTCTGGGCTGTGGGATCCAGAAACACTGTGGCAAAGTGCTCTTCCTAGGATTGTTGGCCTTTGGGGCCCTGGCACTGGGTCTCCGCGTGGCCGTTATTGAGACAGACCTAGAACAGCTCTGGGTGGAAG TGGGAAGCCGGGTGAGCCAAGAGTTGCATTATACCAAGGAGAAGCTGGGAGAGGAGGCCTCGTATACCTCCCAGATGTTGATTCAGACTCCACGCCAGGACGGGGAGAACATCCTCACGCCTGAGGCGCTTGGCCTCCACCTCCAGGCAGCCCTCACTGCCAGTAAAGTACAAGTATCACTCTATGGAAA GTCCTGGGATCTGAACAAAATCTGCTACAAATCGGGAGTTCCCCTCATTGAAAATGGAATGATTGAGCGG ATGATTGAGAAGCTGTTTCCGTGTGTGATCCTCACCCCGCTCGACTGCTTCTGGGAGGGAGCCAAACTCCAAGGGGGCTCTGCCTACTTGCC GGGCCGCCCTGATATCCAGTGGACCAACTTGGACCCAGAGCAACTGCTGGAGGAACTGGGTCCCTTTGCCTCCCTCGAGGGCTTCCGACAACTGCTGGACAAGGCACAGGTGGGCCAGGCCTATGTGGGGCGGCCCTGTCTGGACCCTAAAGACCTCCACTGCCCACCTAGTGCCCCCAACCATCACAACAGGCAG GCTCCCAATGTGGCTCAGGAGCTCAGTGGGGGCTGCCACGGCTTCTCCCACAAATTCATGCATTGGCAGGAGGAATTGCTGCTGGGAGGCATGGTCAGAGACGCCCAAGGACAGCTGCTGAG GGCAGAGGCTCTGCAGAGCACCTTCCTGCTGATGAGCCCCCGCCAGCTGTTTGAACACTTCCGGGGCGACTATCAGACACATGACATTGGCTGGAGTGAGGAGCAGGCCAGTACTGTGCTGCAAACCTGGCAACGGCGCTTTGTGCAG CTGGCCCAGGAGGCCCTGCCTGAGAATGCATCTCAACAGATCCATGCCTTCTCCCCTACCACCCTGGACGACATCCTGCACGCATTCTCCGAAGTCAGCACAGCCCGTGTGGTGGGAGGCTATCTGCTGATG CTGGCATATGCCTGCGTAACCATGCTACGGTGGGACTGTGCCCAGTCCCAGGGTGCCGTGGGCCTTGCTGGGGTATTGCTGGTGGCTCTAGCAGTGGCCTCTGGCCTTGGGCTCTGCTCCCTGCTTGGCATCACCTTCAATGCTGCCACTACTCAG GTGCTACCCTTCTTGGCCCTGGGCATTGGTGTGGATGACGTTTTCCTGCTTGCTCATGCCTTCACAGAGGCTCCTTCTGGTACCCCTCTCCAG GAGCGCATGGGCGAGTGTCTACAGCGCACAGGCACCAGTGTTGCCCTCACGTCCATCAACAACATGGTTGCTTTCTTCATGGCTGCCCTAGTTCCCATCCCCGCACTGCGAGCCTTCTCCCTGCAG GCTGCCATAGTAGTGGGCTGCAACTTCGCAGCCGTGATGCTTGTCTTCCCAGCTATCCTCAGCCTAGACCTGCATCGGCGCCACTGCCAGCGCCTTGATGTGTTCTGCTGCTTCTCTAG CCCCTGTTCTGCTCGAGTGATTCAGATTCTGCCCCAGGAGCTGGGAGATAGGACAGTGCCAGTGGGCATTGCCCACCTGACCACCACGGTACAAGCTTTCACCAACTGTGAAGCCAGCAGCCAGCATGTGGTCACCATCCTGCCTCCCCAAGCCCAGCTGGTACCCCCACCTTCTGACCCACTGAGCTCTGAGCTCTTCAGTCCCGTGGGGTCCACACGGGACCTTCTAGGCCAAGAGGAGGGAATTGGGCCAAAGGCAGCCCGCAAGTCCCTCCCTTGTGCCCGTTGGAATCTTGCTCATTTCGCCCGCTATCAGTTTGCACCCCTGCTCCTCCAGTCACATGCCAAG GCCATAGTGCTGATGTTCTTTGGGGCTCTTCTGGGCCTGAGCCTCTATGGAGCCACCTTGGTGCAGGACGGGCTGGCCCTGACAGACGTGGTGCCTCGGGGCACCAAGGAACATGCCTTCCTGAGCGCCCAGCTCAGGTACTTCTCCCTGTATGAGGTGGCCCTGGTGACCCAGGGTGGCTTTGACTACGCTCACTCCCAACGTGCCCTCTTTGATCTGCACCAGCGCTTCAGTTCCCTCAAGGCTGTGCTGCCCCCGCCTGCCACTCAGGCACCCCGCACCTGGCTGCACTATTACCGCAACTGGCTACAGG GAATCCAGGCTGCATTTGACCAGGACTGGGCTTCCGGGCGCATTACCTACCATTCATACCGCAATGGCTCTGAGGATGGGGCCCTGGCCTACAAGCTGCTCATCCAGACTGGGAATGCCCAGGAGCCTCTGGATTTCAGCCAG CTGACCACAAGAAGGCTGGTGGACAAGGATGGACTGATTCCACCGGAGCTTTTCTACATGGGGTTAACTGTGTGGGTGAGCAGTGACCCCCTGGGTCTGGCAGCCTCACAGGCCAACTTCTACCCCCCACCTCCTGAATGGCTACATGACAAATATGACACCACTGGGGAGAACCTTCGCA TACCTGGGCCTGCGGCGCTGCTTCCTGCTGGCTGTCTGTATCCTGCTGGTGTGCACTTTCCTGGTCTGTGCCCTGCTGCTACTCAACCCCTGGACAGCTGGCCTCATA GTGCTGGTCCTGATGATGATGACTGTGGAACTCTTTGGTATCATGGGTTTCCTGGGCATCAAGCTGAGTGCCATCCCCGTGGTGATCCTCGTGGCCTCTATAGGAATTGGTGTCGAGTTCACAGTCCACGTGGCTCTG GGTTTCCTGACCGCCCAGGGTAG
- the Ptch2 gene encoding protein patched homolog 2 isoform X1, whose amino-acid sequence MAQPLPPRELPPGYTPPSRPATPQILAGSLKAPLWLRAYFQGLLFSLGCGIQKHCGKVLFLGLLAFGALALGLRVAVIETDLEQLWVEVGSRVSQELHYTKEKLGEEASYTSQMLIQTPRQDGENILTPEALGLHLQAALTASKVQVSLYGKSWDLNKICYKSGVPLIENGMIERMIEKLFPCVILTPLDCFWEGAKLQGGSAYLPGRPDIQWTNLDPEQLLEELGPFASLEGFRQLLDKAQVGQAYVGRPCLDPKDLHCPPSAPNHHNRQAPNVAQELSGGCHGFSHKFMHWQEELLLGGMVRDAQGQLLRAEALQSTFLLMSPRQLFEHFRGDYQTHDIGWSEEQASTVLQTWQRRFVQLAQEALPENASQQIHAFSPTTLDDILHAFSEVSTARVVGGYLLMLAYACVTMLRWDCAQSQGAVGLAGVLLVALAVASGLGLCSLLGITFNAATTQVLPFLALGIGVDDVFLLAHAFTEAPSGTPLQERMGECLQRTGTSVALTSINNMVAFFMAALVPIPALRAFSLQAAIVVGCNFAAVMLVFPAILSLDLHRRHCQRLDVFCCFSSPCSARVIQILPQELGDRTVPVGIAHLTTTVQAFTNCEASSQHVVTILPPQAQLVPPPSDPLSSELFSPVGSTRDLLGQEEGIGPKAARKSLPCARWNLAHFARYQFAPLLLQSHAKAIVLMFFGALLGLSLYGATLVQDGLALTDVVPRGTKEHAFLSAQLRYFSLYEVALVTQGGFDYAHSQRALFDLHQRFSSLKAVLPPPATQAPRTWLHYYRNWLQGIQAAFDQDWASGRITYHSYRNGSEDGALAYKLLIQTGNAQEPLDFSQLTTRRLVDKDGLIPPELFYMGLTVWVSSDPLGLAASQANFYPPPPEWLHDKYDTTGENLRIPAAQPLEFAQFPFLLRGLQKTADFVEAIEGARAACTEAGQAGVRAYPSGSPFLFWEQYLGLRRCFLLAVCILLVCTFLVCALLLLNPWTAGLIVLVLMMMTVELFGIMGFLGIKLSAIPVVILVASIGIGVEFTVHVALGFLTAQGSRNLRAARALEHTFAPVTDGAVSTLLGLLMLAGSNFDFIIRYFFVVLTVLTLLGLLHGLVLLPVLLSILGPPPEVVQMYKESPQVLSPTTPRGGTLRWGMTPTLPQSFARVTTSMTVALHPPPLPGAYIHPASAEPTWSPAATPAANSSATE is encoded by the exons ATGGCTCAGCCACTGCCTCCCCGAGAACTGCCACCTGGCTACACACCCCCGTCTCGACCCGCAACACCTCAG ATCCTAGCTGGGAGCCTGAAGGCTCCACTCTGGCTTCGTGCTTACTTCCAGGGCCTGCTCTTCTCTCTGGGCTGTGGGATCCAGAAACACTGTGGCAAAGTGCTCTTCCTAGGATTGTTGGCCTTTGGGGCCCTGGCACTGGGTCTCCGCGTGGCCGTTATTGAGACAGACCTAGAACAGCTCTGGGTGGAAG TGGGAAGCCGGGTGAGCCAAGAGTTGCATTATACCAAGGAGAAGCTGGGAGAGGAGGCCTCGTATACCTCCCAGATGTTGATTCAGACTCCACGCCAGGACGGGGAGAACATCCTCACGCCTGAGGCGCTTGGCCTCCACCTCCAGGCAGCCCTCACTGCCAGTAAAGTACAAGTATCACTCTATGGAAA GTCCTGGGATCTGAACAAAATCTGCTACAAATCGGGAGTTCCCCTCATTGAAAATGGAATGATTGAGCGG ATGATTGAGAAGCTGTTTCCGTGTGTGATCCTCACCCCGCTCGACTGCTTCTGGGAGGGAGCCAAACTCCAAGGGGGCTCTGCCTACTTGCC GGGCCGCCCTGATATCCAGTGGACCAACTTGGACCCAGAGCAACTGCTGGAGGAACTGGGTCCCTTTGCCTCCCTCGAGGGCTTCCGACAACTGCTGGACAAGGCACAGGTGGGCCAGGCCTATGTGGGGCGGCCCTGTCTGGACCCTAAAGACCTCCACTGCCCACCTAGTGCCCCCAACCATCACAACAGGCAG GCTCCCAATGTGGCTCAGGAGCTCAGTGGGGGCTGCCACGGCTTCTCCCACAAATTCATGCATTGGCAGGAGGAATTGCTGCTGGGAGGCATGGTCAGAGACGCCCAAGGACAGCTGCTGAG GGCAGAGGCTCTGCAGAGCACCTTCCTGCTGATGAGCCCCCGCCAGCTGTTTGAACACTTCCGGGGCGACTATCAGACACATGACATTGGCTGGAGTGAGGAGCAGGCCAGTACTGTGCTGCAAACCTGGCAACGGCGCTTTGTGCAG CTGGCCCAGGAGGCCCTGCCTGAGAATGCATCTCAACAGATCCATGCCTTCTCCCCTACCACCCTGGACGACATCCTGCACGCATTCTCCGAAGTCAGCACAGCCCGTGTGGTGGGAGGCTATCTGCTGATG CTGGCATATGCCTGCGTAACCATGCTACGGTGGGACTGTGCCCAGTCCCAGGGTGCCGTGGGCCTTGCTGGGGTATTGCTGGTGGCTCTAGCAGTGGCCTCTGGCCTTGGGCTCTGCTCCCTGCTTGGCATCACCTTCAATGCTGCCACTACTCAG GTGCTACCCTTCTTGGCCCTGGGCATTGGTGTGGATGACGTTTTCCTGCTTGCTCATGCCTTCACAGAGGCTCCTTCTGGTACCCCTCTCCAG GAGCGCATGGGCGAGTGTCTACAGCGCACAGGCACCAGTGTTGCCCTCACGTCCATCAACAACATGGTTGCTTTCTTCATGGCTGCCCTAGTTCCCATCCCCGCACTGCGAGCCTTCTCCCTGCAG GCTGCCATAGTAGTGGGCTGCAACTTCGCAGCCGTGATGCTTGTCTTCCCAGCTATCCTCAGCCTAGACCTGCATCGGCGCCACTGCCAGCGCCTTGATGTGTTCTGCTGCTTCTCTAG CCCCTGTTCTGCTCGAGTGATTCAGATTCTGCCCCAGGAGCTGGGAGATAGGACAGTGCCAGTGGGCATTGCCCACCTGACCACCACGGTACAAGCTTTCACCAACTGTGAAGCCAGCAGCCAGCATGTGGTCACCATCCTGCCTCCCCAAGCCCAGCTGGTACCCCCACCTTCTGACCCACTGAGCTCTGAGCTCTTCAGTCCCGTGGGGTCCACACGGGACCTTCTAGGCCAAGAGGAGGGAATTGGGCCAAAGGCAGCCCGCAAGTCCCTCCCTTGTGCCCGTTGGAATCTTGCTCATTTCGCCCGCTATCAGTTTGCACCCCTGCTCCTCCAGTCACATGCCAAG GCCATAGTGCTGATGTTCTTTGGGGCTCTTCTGGGCCTGAGCCTCTATGGAGCCACCTTGGTGCAGGACGGGCTGGCCCTGACAGACGTGGTGCCTCGGGGCACCAAGGAACATGCCTTCCTGAGCGCCCAGCTCAGGTACTTCTCCCTGTATGAGGTGGCCCTGGTGACCCAGGGTGGCTTTGACTACGCTCACTCCCAACGTGCCCTCTTTGATCTGCACCAGCGCTTCAGTTCCCTCAAGGCTGTGCTGCCCCCGCCTGCCACTCAGGCACCCCGCACCTGGCTGCACTATTACCGCAACTGGCTACAGG GAATCCAGGCTGCATTTGACCAGGACTGGGCTTCCGGGCGCATTACCTACCATTCATACCGCAATGGCTCTGAGGATGGGGCCCTGGCCTACAAGCTGCTCATCCAGACTGGGAATGCCCAGGAGCCTCTGGATTTCAGCCAG CTGACCACAAGAAGGCTGGTGGACAAGGATGGACTGATTCCACCGGAGCTTTTCTACATGGGGTTAACTGTGTGGGTGAGCAGTGACCCCCTGGGTCTGGCAGCCTCACAGGCCAACTTCTACCCCCCACCTCCTGAATGGCTACATGACAAATATGACACCACTGGGGAGAACCTTCGCA TCCCAGCAGCCCAGCCCCTGGAGTTTGCCCAGTTCCCATTCCTACTGCGTGGCCTCCAGAAGACTGCAGACTTTGTAGAGGCCATCGAGGGGGCCCGGGCAGCATGCACTGAGGCAGGCCAGGCAGGGGTACGTGCCTACCCCAGCGGCTCCCCTTTCCTCTTCTGGGAGCAGTACCTGGGCCTGCGGCGCTGCTTCCTGCTGGCTGTCTGTATCCTGCTGGTGTGCACTTTCCTGGTCTGTGCCCTGCTGCTACTCAACCCCTGGACAGCTGGCCTCATA GTGCTGGTCCTGATGATGATGACTGTGGAACTCTTTGGTATCATGGGTTTCCTGGGCATCAAGCTGAGTGCCATCCCCGTGGTGATCCTCGTGGCCTCTATAGGAATTGGTGTCGAGTTCACAGTCCACGTGGCTCTG GGTTTCCTGACCGCCCAGGGTAGCCGGAACCTGCGGGCTGCCCGTGCCCTTGAGCACACATTTGCCCCTGTGACTGATGGAGCTGTCTCCACTTTGCTGGGCTTGCTCATGCTTGCTGGTTCCAACTTTGACTTCATCATAAG GTACTTCTTCGTGGTGCTGACAGTGCTCACACTCTTGGGCCTCCTCCATGGGCTCGTGCTGCTGCCTGTGCTGCTGTCCATCCTAGGACCCCCACCAGAG GTGGTGCAGATGTACAAGGAGAGCCCACAGGTCCTGAGCCCTACAACTCCAAGGGGAGGCACGCTCAGATGGGGGATGACCCCCACCCTACCACAGAGCTTTGCCAGAGTGACTACCTCCATGACCGTGGCCTTGCACCCACCCCCACTACCTGGCGCCTACATCCACCCAGCCTCTGCTGAGCCCACATGGTCTCCTGCTGCCACCCCAGCTGCCaacagctctgccactgagtga